Below is a window of Nocardia asteroides DNA.
AGAGGCTCGAGCGCGGTGGTGTGGTCGATGTGGATGAGGGCATCGAACTGGTCGGCGGCACGAGCATGAAAGTAGTGGCTCCGACGTTCGGTTCCCGGGCGGTAGACGACGCCGATGGCTCGTTGCAGTCGAGGTAGGCCGAGCTCGTTCGAGGCGGCGTCCCCGGTATCCATCCGCACCATGAATTCACCCGTTCCGGAGTCGTGCAGCAGCGTCTCGATGCTGGACGGCAGTGCGGGACGGACCGTTTCGTGGATGGCGGTAACGCCCCATTCCTGTGCGGCGGTGACCGACCCGTAGTAGGTGCTCCAGCCGATCGTCCGGCAGTGTGCGCCGTGACGTTGCCGCATCAGCTGCCCCACCGTCAGCTGGCCCTCGGCACCGAACTCGGTGGCGCGAGCGTCGCCGACGTGCGAGTTGTGCGCCCAGACGACAATTTTCGGTGTATGTCCGCTGCGTGTGCGGTCGGGACCGCTGCCCAGATGCTCGCGTAGCGCGTCGAGCGTGTCGGCCATGTGCTCGTCACGCAGGTTCCACGAAGCGGTGTGGTCACCGAACATCGTGCGGTAGTACCGCTCGGCGTCGCGGACGGACCACGCGTTGCGCAGGGCGTCGAAGAGGTCTGCGGAGGCCTCGGTGCCGGTGGAGAACTCGGCGCGCGCCCGGCGTTGCAGTTCGACCAGTTGGGCGACGACCTGGTCCTCGCACATCCGGCCCGCACCGAAGGCGGCGCCGTATCCGTAGGCTTGGCCGTCGTCGGGCGCGGACTGGTCGAAACAGCTGTACCGAGCCATGGCGCGCCGCGCGGCGGCGGGGTCGGTACGTTCGAGGTAGTGCACGATCTCGTTCATCGAGCGGTGCAGGCTGTACAAGTCGAGACCATAGAACCCGGCGGTGGGTTCGTCGTCGCGACGCTGTGCGTCGTTGTGCTCACGAAGCCAGCCGACGAAATCGCGGACCACGGTATTGCGCCACATCCAGGCCGGGAACCGCTGAAACCCGCGCAGCGCTTCCTCGGCAGTGGTGTCGCTTCCGCGCGCGTGCACATACCGGTTGACGCGTGCGGCATCAGGCCAGTCGCCCTCGATCGCGACCGCCTCGAACCCCTTGTTCTCGATCAGCCATTTCGTCATTTCGGCTCGGGCGGTATAGAACTCGTGTGTTCCGTGCGTGCTCTCACCGATCAGCACGATGTTCGCTGTGCCGATCAGATCAGCGAATCGGTCCATGGGCGGAACCCCGCCGGGCGCGCTGATCGCGCACGCGCGGATCAGCTGCGCCGGGTCGGGCGCCGGGCGCGGCACTCCGACGGTCGGGGTGGACATCAGTGTCTGTACCTGGTCGTCGGTGACCTGTGTGAAGTCCCAATAGGATGCGCCGACGGCATGGAACGGCGACGGAATCGTCGCGCACACCACCTCGTCGACCATCGCCCCGAGCTCACGGCAGGTCGATTCCGGTGCGGCGGGAACAGCGACCACGATGCGACGCGGCTCCTGGGCGCGGATCGCCTCGACCGCCGCGAACATGCTGGCGCCGGTGGCCAGTCCGTCGTCGACGAGGATCACCGTTCGTCCCGCGACATCGAGCGGGCCGCGCCCACCGCGATAGGCGGCTTCCCGGCGCTCGAGTTCGGCCGCCTCTGCGGCGACCACCGCGCGAACCTTGTCGGAGGTCAGGCGCAGCGCGCGGACGACGTCGTCGGCGAGGACCACGCGGCCGCCGGCCGCCAGCGCGCCGAAGGCGAACTCCGGATTGCCGGGTACGCCCAGTTTGCGGACGACCAGGGCGTCCAACGGCGCGTTCAGGGCGGCGGCGACTTGCCAGGCCACCGGGATCCCGCCGCGCGGTAGCCCGAGCACGATCACGTCCTCGCTACCTCGATAGTGGCCGAGCAGTTCGGCCATGGCCTGGCCGGCCTCGCTGCGATCGCGGAAGATCCGGCGGGCGGAATCCTCGCGGAGCTTGATCGGGTTCATCGCTGCCTCGATTCGGTCGGTCAGCCCCGGTGCCGCCGACGCGGCGTCAGGGCTTCCTGGCGGGCAGATAGGTGGTGACGATGACCATGGCTGCGAAGATCGCGGCGATGATCACCGCGGCGACTGTCCAACTCATGACGGCTCCTTCGGGTCGGGATCGGCGGCCGCCGTGTCGGGCGACCGGGCTACCTGTGGTCGCCGCGGATTCGCCGGTTCGGCCGGTGCGGTCCGGGCGGATATCGCCAAGTGGCCTGCTTCTGATTGTCGATCTCATCGCGGTCTGCCGATACGGCATTTCGTCCTCCGTGGAGAGGGCGTTGGACCGTCCCAGAATCTCGGTGCCGCAGGCCGGCGGTTCACCTGCGAAGGAACGCCGGAGCAGGTTCGGTTCAGCGTGCGGGCGGTTGCGGCGAAGCCGGGGGCATCGCGTAATCCCATGTCTGACCCGGGCCCAGGATCCGTTCGACATCCTCGACGCAGACGCGGATGGGCGAGGCGGCGCTCGGGTGCAGGCGCAGGACGACGCGGCGGTGGGTCACGGTGACGGTGATGGGTTGTCCCCGATAGGAGATGGTGAATTCGGCGCTGTCGAGTTCGGCGGGCAGGACCGGATGCAACCGTAGTGTGTCGTCGCGGGTCTCGATGCCGCTGTAGCAGCGCAGCACCATGTCGGCGGTGCCCGCCATGGCCCCGATGTGGACGCCTTCCCGGGTGGTGCCTCGCTGCGTATCGGCCACATCGGCACGCAACGCCTGGGCGAACAGGCCCCACGAGCGTGCCCGGTCGGAGCGGGCGAGCACCCAGGCGTGCGCGAGGCGGCTGAGCGTCGATCCGTGACTGGTCCGGGCGATGTAGTAGTCGACGGTCCGGGGGATCAGCTCGGGCGGCAGGGCGTAGCCGAGGTGCTCGAACATCTCCCGCAGCTCTTCGGCCGAGAACAGGTAGAACAGCATGAGCACATCGGCTTGTTTGGACACCTTGTAGCGGTTGGTCGTGTCGCTTTCGGCCTGCAGGATCAGGTCGAGCCGTTCGATGTGGCCGTACTTGGCGGTGTAGGCGTCCCAGTCGAGTTCGTGCAGGTCCTCGTATCCTTGGAACTGGCTGATGATGCCGTCCCGGTGAAACGGCACCCGCAGGCGCCTGCTGATCCGGTCCCACTGCGCGGGCTCCTCGGCGCTGAGCTGCAAACGATCCCACAGCGGTCCGCAATCCTGTCCGTCCAGCAGTACCAGGATCTCGCGGGCCCGTCGCAAGACCCAGGAGGCCAGGACGTTGGTGTAGGCGTTGTTGCGAATTCCGCCGCCCTGGGCGCCCGGCTCGCCGTCGTGGAACTCGTCCGGGCCCATGACGGCATCGATGTCGAAGCGGTCGTCGCCGACGTCGTGTACCGCGAGGGCGGCGAACAGGCGGGCCACTTCGATCACCATCTCCGCCCCGTGGTCGATCAGGAAGCGGCGATCGGCCGTGGTCTGGTAGTACTGCCAGACGCTGTAGGCGATCGCCAGTCCGATATGACGCTGGCGGCTCGAATGGTCCGGAATCCATTGGCCGTTGCGGGGATTGAGCAGCATGGTCGGTGTCTCCTCGCGGCCGTCGCTGCCGCTCTGCCACGGATACAGCGCGCCCGTGAGGCCGGCTTCGCGTGCGGCTGCGCGGGCTCGGTCGAGCCTACGGTGCCGGTACTGCAGGAAGGCGCGCGTCAGCTCGGGCCGCCGCAATGTCAACATCGGATAGACGAACAACTCGTCCCAGAAGATGTGCCCCCGGTAGGCCTCGCCGTGCAACCCCCGAGCGGGAAGCCCGGCGTCGGTGTCGGGGTGTGCCGCGATCGTGGCCTGCAGGACATGGAACACGTGCAGGTTCAACGCGAGCCGGTGGTCGTGGCCGTCACCCAGCCGAATCCCGAACCGATCCCACAGCTGGGCCCACGCGGTGACGTGCGACGCCAGCAAGGTCGCGAAGTCGGGTGCCCCGCTGATGCGCTCCGCGACCTCGATCGCCGCGGTCGAGAGCGCGCGATCCCGGGAGGTGGCCACCGCAGCGATCTTCTCGGCGGTGATCGCGACGCCCGGGGTGACCGCACACTCGATCTGCTGTCCGGGGCAGTCGTCGTCGGCCATCGGCGTGCGTGCGATGACCACCGCATCGGGGACCAGGGTACGGATCGCGGTGGCGATGGTGACCGCCGACTGCTTGGTCACCGCCTCGTGCAGGACGGTCTGGGCGTCCAGTTCGTGGTGGCCGCCGGAGGTGAGGTGCTCGGCCTCGAGTGCCCGGTCCGCCGCCACGTTGCGGTTACCGACGCGGCCGTTGATCGCCGAGGTGAGAAGCACAGTGCCGGACCAGTTCTCGGCTTCCACCGTGACCTCGAGCGCGGCCAGGTGTGGGTGGGTCAGGGAATGGAATCTTCTCGTTGTGAGGCGGGTGGTCCGGCCCGCGTCGTCGCGGTAGCGGTCGATGCAGGTCAGGACACCGGCCCGGAGATCGAGATTCTGGTGATGGCTGAGCAGGTAGGGGGATCCGGGCGCCAATACCGGTCCATCGGACGGAGCGACAGTGAGGTAGGTCCAGTCCGGTGCGTTGACCAGATGCTCGGTGTCGACGGTCCTGTCAGCGACGTGTGACACGGCGCGGTTGTAGACGCCGGCGAAATAGGTGCCCGGGTAGTGGACGCCGTCCGCGGTGGAGCCCGGGATCGCTCCGCGGGAAGCCCAGTAGCCGTTGCCGGTGGTGCACAGCGCTTCGCGAGTGCCTTCCTGCGTCGGGTCGTAGTCGTCGTAGAGGAGGTTCCAGCCCCCCGGTCCGGCATTCGTGGCGCCACCGCACCAGCGTGGCTGGGAGCGCGGTGGGAAGTCGGGATGAGGGATCAGGGGCAGATCGGCCAGATCCGTGACGACGACATCGGCCCCGGCCGAGCACAGCGCCGCGCCGGAGCCGGTGTGATCGACGCCGATGACCAGGCCGAATCCGCCAGAATCCGCTGCCTGCACCCCGGCGGTGGCGTCCTCGAGGACGATGACCTCGTCGGGAGGGACGCCGAGCCGCCGGGCGGCTTCGAGGAACATGGCCGGATCGGGCTTGCTCGGCAGGGTGAGGCGCAGGGCGTCGGTGCCGTCGACGACGGTGGTGAACATGTCCGCGATCCCGGCGGCGGAGAGCACGGCGGCGCTGTTGCGGCTGGCGGTCACCAGCGCCGTCGGCACGCCCGCGGCATGGAGACCGGTGAGCAGCCGTGCGGCATCGGCGAACACCCGGACTCCGTCGCGAGCCAGCGCCTGGGTGAACAGTGCTTGCTTGCGCGCGGCGAGGCCGGGCACGGTGAGTCGATCGGGTGTGCCGGGCGGCAGCTCGATGCCACGCGCCGCCAGGAACGCCTGGATGCCCGCTTCCCTGCTGCGTCCGTCGACCAGGTCACGATAGTCGGTGGTGGGATCGAACGGTGCCACGTCAGAGCGGCCCAGCGCCGGGAGCGCCTCGTCGAACAGGGTTTTCCACGCTGTCGCATGGACCGAGGCGGTGTCGGTGACCACGCCGTCCATGTCGAAGACGACAGCAGCGTAGCCGTTGGCCGTCCGTGGCGACGGCAGATCGGCTGGGGACATCGCTTCGTCGGATCGCGCCGGCCGGAGCGGTCTTGTCGGGTGCACGTCTGTGATCGTGCGCTCGCGAACGGCGGCGCGGAAGTGCCCAAGGTCCGGTGGTGTACGGCCGAAGGTCAGATGCGGTCCACACCGATAGCCGAAGTCACCTCAGGAGGGGCCCTCGTGCCCTAATCGGCGGCCTTACACAGTGCGAGGGTGGTGGGACATTCGACGAAGGACGGACATCATGGACCGCGGATTGCCCGACGACAACACTGTCAAGGCGGTGCTCGCGCTCGCTGGGCGGGCACCGTCGGTGCACAACGTGCAGCCGTGGCGCTGGCGCATCACCGGCCGCGCCGTTCACCTGTATCTCGACCAGGAGCGGGCTCTTCCGGCGACCGACCCCGATCAGCGCGATCTGCTCCTCAGTTGCGGGGCCGCGCTGCACCACCTCACGGTGGCGTTCGCCGCGACGGGCTGGGCAGCGGTGGTGCATCGCCTACCCGATCCGCAGCAGCCGGACCATCTCGCATCGGTGACCCTGGTCGGC
It encodes the following:
- a CDS encoding erythromycin esterase family protein; protein product: MNPIKLREDSARRIFRDRSEAGQAMAELLGHYRGSEDVIVLGLPRGGIPVAWQVAAALNAPLDALVVRKLGVPGNPEFAFGALAAGGRVVLADDVVRALRLTSDKVRAVVAAEAAELERREAAYRGGRGPLDVAGRTVILVDDGLATGASMFAAVEAIRAQEPRRIVVAVPAAPESTCRELGAMVDEVVCATIPSPFHAVGASYWDFTQVTDDQVQTLMSTPTVGVPRPAPDPAQLIRACAISAPGGVPPMDRFADLIGTANIVLIGESTHGTHEFYTARAEMTKWLIENKGFEAVAIEGDWPDAARVNRYVHARGSDTTAEEALRGFQRFPAWMWRNTVVRDFVGWLREHNDAQRRDDEPTAGFYGLDLYSLHRSMNEIVHYLERTDPAAARRAMARYSCFDQSAPDDGQAYGYGAAFGAGRMCEDQVVAQLVELQRRARAEFSTGTEASADLFDALRNAWSVRDAERYYRTMFGDHTASWNLRDEHMADTLDALREHLGSGPDRTRSGHTPKIVVWAHNSHVGDARATEFGAEGQLTVGQLMRQRHGAHCRTIGWSTYYGSVTAAQEWGVTAIHETVRPALPSSIETLLHDSGTGEFMVRMDTGDAASNELGLPRLQRAIGVVYRPGTERRSHYFHARAADQFDALIHIDHTTALEPLEPTSRWSAARTPETYPTGL
- a CDS encoding beta-phosphoglucomutase family hydrolase, with protein sequence MSPADLPSPRTANGYAAVVFDMDGVVTDTASVHATAWKTLFDEALPALGRSDVAPFDPTTDYRDLVDGRSREAGIQAFLAARGIELPPGTPDRLTVPGLAARKQALFTQALARDGVRVFADAARLLTGLHAAGVPTALVTASRNSAAVLSAAGIADMFTTVVDGTDALRLTLPSKPDPAMFLEAARRLGVPPDEVIVLEDATAGVQAADSGGFGLVIGVDHTGSGAALCSAGADVVVTDLADLPLIPHPDFPPRSQPRWCGGATNAGPGGWNLLYDDYDPTQEGTREALCTTGNGYWASRGAIPGSTADGVHYPGTYFAGVYNRAVSHVADRTVDTEHLVNAPDWTYLTVAPSDGPVLAPGSPYLLSHHQNLDLRAGVLTCIDRYRDDAGRTTRLTTRRFHSLTHPHLAALEVTVEAENWSGTVLLTSAINGRVGNRNVAADRALEAEHLTSGGHHELDAQTVLHEAVTKQSAVTIATAIRTLVPDAVVIARTPMADDDCPGQQIECAVTPGVAITAEKIAAVATSRDRALSTAAIEVAERISGAPDFATLLASHVTAWAQLWDRFGIRLGDGHDHRLALNLHVFHVLQATIAAHPDTDAGLPARGLHGEAYRGHIFWDELFVYPMLTLRRPELTRAFLQYRHRRLDRARAAAREAGLTGALYPWQSGSDGREETPTMLLNPRNGQWIPDHSSRQRHIGLAIAYSVWQYYQTTADRRFLIDHGAEMVIEVARLFAALAVHDVGDDRFDIDAVMGPDEFHDGEPGAQGGGIRNNAYTNVLASWVLRRAREILVLLDGQDCGPLWDRLQLSAEEPAQWDRISRRLRVPFHRDGIISQFQGYEDLHELDWDAYTAKYGHIERLDLILQAESDTTNRYKVSKQADVLMLFYLFSAEELREMFEHLGYALPPELIPRTVDYYIARTSHGSTLSRLAHAWVLARSDRARSWGLFAQALRADVADTQRGTTREGVHIGAMAGTADMVLRCYSGIETRDDTLRLHPVLPAELDSAEFTISYRGQPITVTVTHRRVVLRLHPSAASPIRVCVEDVERILGPGQTWDYAMPPASPQPPAR